From the Fulvia fulva chromosome 2, complete sequence genome, one window contains:
- a CDS encoding Checkpoint protein hus1 → MRFKASIRNISTFTKFTASLATLGHIAWVRLDEEFARFTVIPEQGSQVWSVLSIDTIFEKDEYTIQSAAENNTINLEVPLAPLQRALKSAQHGQATSASIRLTKKDNIPLLSLTITTQATTGSAPTGSNGYPGNGELDGTGFGATESFPQQSEEFFGRFTEREVTITQDVPVRVLAPASVEGLHEPRCRDPEVHLTLPNLMQLKGISDRFTKLAMPGKATTRTGFNSAASGPKLELSANAHGCLKLALNTDAMRISSLWTGLENPELDPSQVADGEEGLANHPSTRMKNLGDASGQSDEGWATVRIEGRDWGRVLSVGRLGGRVIACFCHEHALVLYVFLTDPETGGDAEGSVLAYYTSSYAT, encoded by the coding sequence ATGCGGTTCAAGGCGAGTATACGAAACATTTCTACTTTCACCAAGTTCACAGCATCACTTGCCACTCTCGGACACATCGCTTGGGTTCGTCTCGATGAAGAGTTCGCACGGTTCACCGTCATCCCGGAGCAGGGCAGCCAAGTATGGTCGGTGCTCTCTATCGATACCATCTTTGAAAAGGACGAGTACACAATTCAGTCAGCCGCGGAGAACAACACGATCAACTTGGAGGTGCCGCTTGCGCCGCTGCAGCGAGCACTGAAGAGCGCCCAGCATGGCCAGGCTACTTCTGCGAGCATTCGTCTCACCAAAAAGGACAACATACCGCTGCTTTCACTGACCATCACCACCCAAGCGACGACTGGCAGTGCTCCTACTGGCTCGAATGGATACCCGGGGAATGGGGAGTTGGATGGCACAGGCTTTGGTGCGACCGAGTCCTTTCCACAGCAGAGTGAGGAGTTCTTCGGACGCTTTACAGAACGAGAAGTCACTATTACACAAGACGTGCCCGTGCGCGTCCTGGCTCCAGCTTCGGTCGAAGGTCTGCACGAACCGCGATGTCGTGACCCAGAAGTACATCTCACGCTACCCAATTTGATGCAGCTCAAAGGTATCAGTGACCGCTTCACCAAGCTCGCCATGCCGGGCAAGGCCACGACCCGAACAGGCTTCAACAGTGCCGCCTCGGGACCCAAGCTCGAGTTGAGTGCCAATGCGCACGGCTGCTTGAAGCTAGCCCTCAACACTGATGCCATGCGAATCAGCAGTCTATGGACCGGTCTCGAGAACCCGGAGCTTGATCCAAGTCAGGTGGCCGACGGCGAAGAAGGACTTGCGAATCACCCTAGCACAAGGATGAAGAACTTGGGCGACGCATCTGGCCAGAGCGATGAAGGCTGGGCCACAGTGAGAATCGAAGGTCGCGACTGGGGTAGAGTGCTCAGCGTTGGTCGACTGGGCGGCAGGGTCATCGCATGTTTCTGCCACGAACACGCATTGGTCCTGTACGTGTTTCTGACAGATCCAGAGACTGGAGGCGATGCAGAAGGGTCCGTATTGGCATACTACACATCCTCTTATGCGACATGA